Proteins encoded by one window of Cloeon dipterum chromosome 2, ieCloDipt1.1, whole genome shotgun sequence:
- the msn gene encoding TRAF2 and NCK-interacting protein kinase isoform X4, whose product MAQHLAPSVNCSLDDIDLSALKDPAGIFELIEVVGNGTYGQVYKGRHTKTGQLAAIKVMDVTEDEEEEIKLEINVLKKYSNHRNIATYYGAFIKKSPPGKDDQLWLVMEYCGAGSVTDLVKSTKGQSLKEEWIAYICREILRGLSYLHSNKVIHRDIKGQNVLLTDNAEVKLVDFGVSAQLDRTIGRRNTFIGTPYWMAPEVIACEENSDATYDNRSDLWSLGITALEMAESQPPLCDLHPMRALFLIPRNPPPRLRSKKWPKKFHSFIETVLVKDYHQRPYTEQLLKHPFIRDQPTERQVRIQLKDHIDHCKKRKKEKERDDYRYSGSENEEDEPAMAGEPSSIVQAPGDNTLRRNFQQIQEGRAIAQSERDAIQPVPRERSKKGEREEIPDPGPPARPPLPQRLIVVPDPQPPSRPLPLPPRDDHRGADKQQQPPPQRSSQLFKPNDLDALAAQLNELGAAARPNGKLHQVPSSVGGPSAHHPGAANQQAVNVLDQPDSDSDAEEDGRVHNDGTLLASDPPKPLPGENGQGPSNHEAPAPSGGAPNRPLPPTPDDEESGDRTLVHKRKATAAAAAAAAKKAPFTPEDQKLLREWNISKFFQDFNNRLESNNGGKKSAAEAPVAPTHRRVESDLKLRREKSDLFPHRSSLLLALAKQPGQGEPVLTDFRRQQQQPQPIARKQQQNSGPNSGGGGGGGFRPAAADNAAAAPDLKSRRRNSTHGLVALSSFPDSQLSSGAKQRAEMAGGRMSGGDFSRMESPGQLNTPGSRTSSVLPDLLTQASSSPGTPNQRSQDKSTSDEQKQRSFLTFGFGAGGSGTNTGTTGSGGASRRESHVNVNVTPTAHEILSDTPEIRKYKKRFNSEILCAALWGVNLLIGTENGLMLLDRSGQGKVYQLISRRRFQQMEVLEGQNILVTISGKKNRVRVYYLSWLKSKILRTDGGSEQQVERRNGWINVGDLQGAVHFKIVKYERIKFLVIALKESIEIYAWAPKPYHKFMAFKSFGELMHRPLLVDLTVEEGTRLKVIYGSADGFHAVDLDSASVYDIYMPKHTQGPITPHCIVPLPNSNGMQLLLCYDNEGVYVNTYGKVSKNIVLQWGEMPTSVAYIGTGQIMGWGNKAIEIRSVESGHLDGVFMHKKAQKLKFLCERNDKVFFSSAKGGSSCQIYFMTLNKPGMANW is encoded by the exons ATGGCGCAACATCTAGCCCCGAGTGTGAATTGCTCGCTGGACGACATCGACCTCAGTGCCCTGAAG GATCCAGCCGGGATATTCGAGCTGATAGAAGTCGTGGGCAATGGAACGTACGGACAAGTGTACAAG GGACGCCACACAAAGACTGGCCAATTGGCTGCAATTAAGGTTATGGACGTCACCGAG GACGaagaagaggaaataaaactAGAAATCAACGTACTGAAAAAG TATTCTAACCATCGAAACATTGCCACATATTATGGTGCGTTCATCAAGAAAAGCCCACCAGGAAAGGATGACCAGCTCTGG ctgGTGATGGAGTACTGCGGAGCTGGCTCAGTCACAGATCTtgtcaaat CTACCAAAGGCCAAAGTTTAAAGGAGGAGTGGATTGCTTACATTTGCCGTGAAATTCTTAGAGGTCTTAGTTATTTGCACAGCAACAAAGTTATCCATCGAGACATCAAGGGCCAAAACGTGCTACTCACAGACAATGCAGAAGTCAAACTTG TCGATTTCGGCGTGAGCGCGCAGCTGGACCGGACGATCGGTCGGCGGAACACGTTCATCGGGACGCCTTACTGGATGGCGCCGGAGGTGATCGCGTGCGAGGAGAACTCGGACGCGACGTACGACAACCGGTCGGACCTGTGGTCGCTGGGCATCACGGCGCTCGAGATGGCAGAGTCGCAGCCGCCGCTGTGCGATCTACACCCGATGCGCGCGCTGTTCCTCATCCCAAGGAACCCGCCGCCACGGCTGCGCTCCAAGAAGTGGCCCAAGAAGTTCCACAGCTTCATCGAGACCGTGCTCGTCAAGGACTACCACCAGCGCCCCTACACGGAGCAGCTGCTGAAGCACCCCTTCATCAGGGACCAGCCCACTGAGCGCCAAGTCAGGATACAGCTCAAGGACCACATTGACCACTGCAAGAAGCGCAAGAAGGAGAAAG AGAGGGATGATTATCGCTATAGTGGCTCTGAGAATGAGGAGGACGAGCCGGCCATGGCTGGAGAGCCTTCCTCGATCGTTCAAGCGCCTGGTGATAATACTCTGAGAAGAAACTTTCAGCAAATCCAG GAGGGTCGGGCGATCGCACAAAGTGAACGCGACGCCATCCAACCGGTGCCAAGGGAGAGGAGCAAAAAGGGCGAGCGCGAGGAGATTCCAGACCCTGGCCCGCCGGCTAGGCCGCCTCTGCCGCAGAGACTCATTG TGGTTCCAGACCCTCAGCCGCCGTCGCGCcctctgccgctgccgccgcgcgaCGACCACCGCGGCGCCgacaagcagcagcaaccgCCTCCACAGCGCAGTTCGCAGCTCTTCAAGCCGAACGACCTGGACGCCTTGGCCGCGCAGCTCAACGAGCTGGGCGCGGCCGCCCGGCCCAACGGCAAGCTGCACCAGGTGCCAAGCAGTGTTGGCGGCCCGTCCGCGCACCACCCAGGCGCCGCCAACCAGCAGGCCGTCAACGTGCTCGACCAGCCCGACAGCGACTCGGACGCCGAGGAGGACGGCCGCGTCCACAATGACGGCACCCTTTTGGCTAGTGACCCCCCTAAGCCTTT gCCTGGTGAGAATGGGCAAGGGCCTTCTAATCATGAAGCGCCTGCCCCGAGCGGAGGCGCGCCCAACAGACCTCTCCCTCCGACACCTGACGATGAGGAGAGTGGCGACCGCACCCTGGTGCACAAGAGG AAGGCcaccgccgcagccgccgccgctgctgctaaAAAAGCGCCGTTCACGCCGGAGGATCAGAAATTGCTCAGGGAGTGGAACATTTCCAAGTTCTTCCAAGACTTCAACAACAGATTGGAGAGCAACAACGGTGGCAAGAAGAGCGCGGCCGAGGCCCCAGTGGCCCCGACGCACCGCAGGGTCGAGAGCGACCTGAAGCTGAGGCGCGAAAAGTCGGACCTGTTCCCGCACAGGTCGTCGCTGCTGCTCGCGCTTGCCAAGCAGCCTGGCCAGGGCGAGCCGGTGCTTACCGACTTCCgcaggcagcagcaacagccgcAGCCGATAGCCaggaagcagcagcagaacaGTGGCCCCAACTCAGGTGGTGGCGGTGGAGGTGGCTTTAGGCCCGCCGCTGCGGATAATGCAGCGGCCGCGCCGGATCTCAAGTCGCGTAGGCGTAACAGCACACACGGACTCGTTGCACTTTCCTCCTTCCCAGATTCCCAGCTGTCAAGTGGTGCTAAG CAACGCGCCGAGATGGCCGGCGGCAGGATGAGTGGAGGTGATTTTAGTCGCATGGAGTCTCCTGGACAGCTCAACACGCCAGGCTCAAGGACTAGTTCTGTGTTACCTGACCTGCTTACTCag GCATCGTCAAGTCCCGGCACGCCGAACCAGAGGTCGCAGGACAAGTCGACCAGCGACGAG CAGAAACAGCGCTCGTTCCTGACATTTGGATTCGGCGCCGGCGGCTCGGGCACCAACACCGGCACCACCGGGTCGGGCGGCGCCTCGAGGCGCGAGTCGCACGTCAACGTCAACGTCACCCCGACTGCGCACGAGATTCTGTCGGATACGCCCGAGATCCGCAAGTACAAGAAGAGGTTCAACTCGGAAATCCTCTGCGCTGCACTTTGGG GCGTAAACTTGCTGATTGGAACAGAGAATGGGCTGATGCTCCTGGACAGAAGCGGCCAGGGCAAAGTCTACCAGCTTATTTCTCGGCGCAGGTTCCAGCAGATGGAGGTGCTGGAGGGTCAGAACATTCTGGTCACCATCTCCGGCAAGAAGAACAGAGTCAGAGTGTACTACCTGTCTTGGCTAAAGTCCAAGATCCTGCGGACGGACGGTGGCAGCGAA CAGCAAGTGGAGCGTCGTAATGGCTGGATCAATGTTGGAGATCTGCAAGGTGCTGTTCACTTCAAGATCGTCAAGTACGAGCGCATCAAATTTCTTGTGATAGCTTTGAAAGAGTCGATAGAGATCTACGCGTGGGCACCCAAGCCCTACCACAAATTCATGGCTTTCAAG TCATTTGGAGAGCTCATGCACCGTCCACTGCTGGTCGACCTAACCGTGGAGGAGGGCACTCGTCTAAAAGTGATTTACGGATCTGCTGACGGATTCCACGCCGTAGACTTAGATTCTGCATCAGTTTATGATATCTATATGCCAAAACAc aCTCAGGGACCGATTACACCTCACTGTATCGTTCCCTTGCCAAACTCAAACGGAAtgcagctgctgctgtgctACGACAATGAGGGTGTTTACGTCAACACTTATGGAAAG GTGTCTAAAAACATAGTGTTGCAATGGGGCGAGATGCCGACGTCTGTCGCCTACATAGGAACTGGTCAGATCATGGGCTGGGGCAACAAGGCCATTGAAATCCGTAGCGTAGAGTCAGGCCATCTGGACGGCGTGTTTATGCACAAAAAGGCCCAGAAACTCAAGTTCCTTTGTGAACGCAATGACAAG GTGTTCTTCTCTTCAGCAAAAGGTGGATCTTCGTGCCAGATTTACTTCATGACCCTGAACAAACCGGGAATGGCCAACTGGTGA
- the msn gene encoding TRAF2 and NCK-interacting protein kinase isoform X1, whose protein sequence is MAQHLAPSVNCSLDDIDLSALKDPAGIFELIEVVGNGTYGQVYKGRHTKTGQLAAIKVMDVTEDEEEEIKLEINVLKKYSNHRNIATYYGAFIKKSPPGKDDQLWLVMEYCGAGSVTDLVKSTKGQSLKEEWIAYICREILRGLSYLHSNKVIHRDIKGQNVLLTDNAEVKLVDFGVSAQLDRTIGRRNTFIGTPYWMAPEVIACEENSDATYDNRSDLWSLGITALEMAESQPPLCDLHPMRALFLIPRNPPPRLRSKKWPKKFHSFIETVLVKDYHQRPYTEQLLKHPFIRDQPTERQVRIQLKDHIDHCKKRKKEKERDDYRYSGSENEEDEPAMAGEPSSIVQAPGDNTLRRNFQQIQEGRAIAQSERDAIQPVPRERSKKGEREEIPDPGPPARPPLPQRLIVVPDPQPPSRPLPLPPRDDHRGADKQQQPPPQRSSQLFKPNDLDALAAQLNELGAAARPNGKLHQVPSSVGGPSAHHPGAANQQAVNVLDQPDSDSDAEEDGRVHNDGTLLASDPPKPLPGENGQGPSNHEAPAPSGGAPNRPLPPTPDDEESGDRTLVHKRKATAAAAAAAAKKAPFTPEDQKLLREWNISKFFQDFNNRLESNNGGKKSAAEAPVAPTHRRVESDLKLRREKSDLFPHRSSLLLALAKQPGQGEPVLTDFRRQQQQPQPIARKQQQNSGPNSGGGGGGGFRPAAADNAAAAPDLKSRRRNSTHGLVALSSFPDSQLSSGAKQRAEMAGGRMSGGDFSRMESPGQLNTPGSRTSSVLPDLLTQASSSPGTPNQRSQDKSTSDEYRQAMSKNPHLQQKQRSFLTFGFGAGGSGTNTGTTGSGGASRRESHVNVNVTPTAHEILSDTPEIRKYKKRFNSEILCAALWGVNLLIGTENGLMLLDRSGQGKVYQLISRRRFQQMEVLEGQNILVTISGKKNRVRVYYLSWLKSKILRTDGGSEQQVERRNGWINVGDLQGAVHFKIVKYERIKFLVIALKESIEIYAWAPKPYHKFMAFKSFGELMHRPLLVDLTVEEGTRLKVIYGSADGFHAVDLDSASVYDIYMPKHTQGPITPHCIVPLPNSNGMQLLLCYDNEGVYVNTYGKVSKNIVLQWGEMPTSVAYIGTGQIMGWGNKAIEIRSVESGHLDGVFMHKKAQKLKFLCERNDKVFFSSAKGGSSCQIYFMTLNKPGMANW, encoded by the exons ATGGCGCAACATCTAGCCCCGAGTGTGAATTGCTCGCTGGACGACATCGACCTCAGTGCCCTGAAG GATCCAGCCGGGATATTCGAGCTGATAGAAGTCGTGGGCAATGGAACGTACGGACAAGTGTACAAG GGACGCCACACAAAGACTGGCCAATTGGCTGCAATTAAGGTTATGGACGTCACCGAG GACGaagaagaggaaataaaactAGAAATCAACGTACTGAAAAAG TATTCTAACCATCGAAACATTGCCACATATTATGGTGCGTTCATCAAGAAAAGCCCACCAGGAAAGGATGACCAGCTCTGG ctgGTGATGGAGTACTGCGGAGCTGGCTCAGTCACAGATCTtgtcaaat CTACCAAAGGCCAAAGTTTAAAGGAGGAGTGGATTGCTTACATTTGCCGTGAAATTCTTAGAGGTCTTAGTTATTTGCACAGCAACAAAGTTATCCATCGAGACATCAAGGGCCAAAACGTGCTACTCACAGACAATGCAGAAGTCAAACTTG TCGATTTCGGCGTGAGCGCGCAGCTGGACCGGACGATCGGTCGGCGGAACACGTTCATCGGGACGCCTTACTGGATGGCGCCGGAGGTGATCGCGTGCGAGGAGAACTCGGACGCGACGTACGACAACCGGTCGGACCTGTGGTCGCTGGGCATCACGGCGCTCGAGATGGCAGAGTCGCAGCCGCCGCTGTGCGATCTACACCCGATGCGCGCGCTGTTCCTCATCCCAAGGAACCCGCCGCCACGGCTGCGCTCCAAGAAGTGGCCCAAGAAGTTCCACAGCTTCATCGAGACCGTGCTCGTCAAGGACTACCACCAGCGCCCCTACACGGAGCAGCTGCTGAAGCACCCCTTCATCAGGGACCAGCCCACTGAGCGCCAAGTCAGGATACAGCTCAAGGACCACATTGACCACTGCAAGAAGCGCAAGAAGGAGAAAG AGAGGGATGATTATCGCTATAGTGGCTCTGAGAATGAGGAGGACGAGCCGGCCATGGCTGGAGAGCCTTCCTCGATCGTTCAAGCGCCTGGTGATAATACTCTGAGAAGAAACTTTCAGCAAATCCAG GAGGGTCGGGCGATCGCACAAAGTGAACGCGACGCCATCCAACCGGTGCCAAGGGAGAGGAGCAAAAAGGGCGAGCGCGAGGAGATTCCAGACCCTGGCCCGCCGGCTAGGCCGCCTCTGCCGCAGAGACTCATTG TGGTTCCAGACCCTCAGCCGCCGTCGCGCcctctgccgctgccgccgcgcgaCGACCACCGCGGCGCCgacaagcagcagcaaccgCCTCCACAGCGCAGTTCGCAGCTCTTCAAGCCGAACGACCTGGACGCCTTGGCCGCGCAGCTCAACGAGCTGGGCGCGGCCGCCCGGCCCAACGGCAAGCTGCACCAGGTGCCAAGCAGTGTTGGCGGCCCGTCCGCGCACCACCCAGGCGCCGCCAACCAGCAGGCCGTCAACGTGCTCGACCAGCCCGACAGCGACTCGGACGCCGAGGAGGACGGCCGCGTCCACAATGACGGCACCCTTTTGGCTAGTGACCCCCCTAAGCCTTT gCCTGGTGAGAATGGGCAAGGGCCTTCTAATCATGAAGCGCCTGCCCCGAGCGGAGGCGCGCCCAACAGACCTCTCCCTCCGACACCTGACGATGAGGAGAGTGGCGACCGCACCCTGGTGCACAAGAGG AAGGCcaccgccgcagccgccgccgctgctgctaaAAAAGCGCCGTTCACGCCGGAGGATCAGAAATTGCTCAGGGAGTGGAACATTTCCAAGTTCTTCCAAGACTTCAACAACAGATTGGAGAGCAACAACGGTGGCAAGAAGAGCGCGGCCGAGGCCCCAGTGGCCCCGACGCACCGCAGGGTCGAGAGCGACCTGAAGCTGAGGCGCGAAAAGTCGGACCTGTTCCCGCACAGGTCGTCGCTGCTGCTCGCGCTTGCCAAGCAGCCTGGCCAGGGCGAGCCGGTGCTTACCGACTTCCgcaggcagcagcaacagccgcAGCCGATAGCCaggaagcagcagcagaacaGTGGCCCCAACTCAGGTGGTGGCGGTGGAGGTGGCTTTAGGCCCGCCGCTGCGGATAATGCAGCGGCCGCGCCGGATCTCAAGTCGCGTAGGCGTAACAGCACACACGGACTCGTTGCACTTTCCTCCTTCCCAGATTCCCAGCTGTCAAGTGGTGCTAAG CAACGCGCCGAGATGGCCGGCGGCAGGATGAGTGGAGGTGATTTTAGTCGCATGGAGTCTCCTGGACAGCTCAACACGCCAGGCTCAAGGACTAGTTCTGTGTTACCTGACCTGCTTACTCag GCATCGTCAAGTCCCGGCACGCCGAACCAGAGGTCGCAGGACAAGTCGACCAGCGACGAG TACCGGCAAGCTATGAGTAAAAATCCCCACCTTCAGCAGAAACAGCGCTCGTTCCTGACATTTGGATTCGGCGCCGGCGGCTCGGGCACCAACACCGGCACCACCGGGTCGGGCGGCGCCTCGAGGCGCGAGTCGCACGTCAACGTCAACGTCACCCCGACTGCGCACGAGATTCTGTCGGATACGCCCGAGATCCGCAAGTACAAGAAGAGGTTCAACTCGGAAATCCTCTGCGCTGCACTTTGGG GCGTAAACTTGCTGATTGGAACAGAGAATGGGCTGATGCTCCTGGACAGAAGCGGCCAGGGCAAAGTCTACCAGCTTATTTCTCGGCGCAGGTTCCAGCAGATGGAGGTGCTGGAGGGTCAGAACATTCTGGTCACCATCTCCGGCAAGAAGAACAGAGTCAGAGTGTACTACCTGTCTTGGCTAAAGTCCAAGATCCTGCGGACGGACGGTGGCAGCGAA CAGCAAGTGGAGCGTCGTAATGGCTGGATCAATGTTGGAGATCTGCAAGGTGCTGTTCACTTCAAGATCGTCAAGTACGAGCGCATCAAATTTCTTGTGATAGCTTTGAAAGAGTCGATAGAGATCTACGCGTGGGCACCCAAGCCCTACCACAAATTCATGGCTTTCAAG TCATTTGGAGAGCTCATGCACCGTCCACTGCTGGTCGACCTAACCGTGGAGGAGGGCACTCGTCTAAAAGTGATTTACGGATCTGCTGACGGATTCCACGCCGTAGACTTAGATTCTGCATCAGTTTATGATATCTATATGCCAAAACAc aCTCAGGGACCGATTACACCTCACTGTATCGTTCCCTTGCCAAACTCAAACGGAAtgcagctgctgctgtgctACGACAATGAGGGTGTTTACGTCAACACTTATGGAAAG GTGTCTAAAAACATAGTGTTGCAATGGGGCGAGATGCCGACGTCTGTCGCCTACATAGGAACTGGTCAGATCATGGGCTGGGGCAACAAGGCCATTGAAATCCGTAGCGTAGAGTCAGGCCATCTGGACGGCGTGTTTATGCACAAAAAGGCCCAGAAACTCAAGTTCCTTTGTGAACGCAATGACAAG GTGTTCTTCTCTTCAGCAAAAGGTGGATCTTCGTGCCAGATTTACTTCATGACCCTGAACAAACCGGGAATGGCCAACTGGTGA
- the msn gene encoding TRAF2 and NCK-interacting protein kinase isoform X5, whose product MAQHLAPSVNCSLDDIDLSALKDPAGIFELIEVVGNGTYGQVYKGRHTKTGQLAAIKVMDVTEDEEEEIKLEINVLKKYSNHRNIATYYGAFIKKSPPGKDDQLWLVMEYCGAGSVTDLVKSTKGQSLKEEWIAYICREILRGLSYLHSNKVIHRDIKGQNVLLTDNAEVKLVDFGVSAQLDRTIGRRNTFIGTPYWMAPEVIACEENSDATYDNRSDLWSLGITALEMAESQPPLCDLHPMRALFLIPRNPPPRLRSKKWPKKFHSFIETVLVKDYHQRPYTEQLLKHPFIRDQPTERQVRIQLKDHIDHCKKRKKEKERDDYRYSGSENEEDEPAMAGEPSSIVQAPGDNTLRRNFQQIQEGRAIAQSERDAIQPVPRERSKKGEREEIPDPGPPARPPLPQRLIVVPDPQPPSRPLPLPPRDDHRGADKQQQPPPQRSSQLFKPNDLDALAAQLNELGAAARPNGKLHQVPSSVGGPSAHHPGAANQQAVNVLDQPDSDSDAEEDGRVHNDGTLLASDPPKPLPGENGQGPSNHEAPAPSGGAPNRPLPPTPDDEESGDRTLVHKRKATAAAAAAAAKKAPFTPEDQKLLREWNISKFFQDFNNRLESNNGGKKSAAEAPVAPTHRRVESDLKLRREKSDLFPHRSSLLLALAKQPGQGEPVLTDFRRQQQQPQPIARKQQQNSGPNSGGGGGGGFRPAAADNAAAAPDLKSRRRNSTHGLVALSSFPDSQLSSGAKQRAEMAGGRMSGGDFSRMESPGQLNTPGSRTSSVLPDLLTQASSSPGTPNQRSQDKSTSDEKQRSFLTFGFGAGGSGTNTGTTGSGGASRRESHVNVNVTPTAHEILSDTPEIRKYKKRFNSEILCAALWGVNLLIGTENGLMLLDRSGQGKVYQLISRRRFQQMEVLEGQNILVTISGKKNRVRVYYLSWLKSKILRTDGGSEQQVERRNGWINVGDLQGAVHFKIVKYERIKFLVIALKESIEIYAWAPKPYHKFMAFKSFGELMHRPLLVDLTVEEGTRLKVIYGSADGFHAVDLDSASVYDIYMPKHTQGPITPHCIVPLPNSNGMQLLLCYDNEGVYVNTYGKVSKNIVLQWGEMPTSVAYIGTGQIMGWGNKAIEIRSVESGHLDGVFMHKKAQKLKFLCERNDKVFFSSAKGGSSCQIYFMTLNKPGMANW is encoded by the exons ATGGCGCAACATCTAGCCCCGAGTGTGAATTGCTCGCTGGACGACATCGACCTCAGTGCCCTGAAG GATCCAGCCGGGATATTCGAGCTGATAGAAGTCGTGGGCAATGGAACGTACGGACAAGTGTACAAG GGACGCCACACAAAGACTGGCCAATTGGCTGCAATTAAGGTTATGGACGTCACCGAG GACGaagaagaggaaataaaactAGAAATCAACGTACTGAAAAAG TATTCTAACCATCGAAACATTGCCACATATTATGGTGCGTTCATCAAGAAAAGCCCACCAGGAAAGGATGACCAGCTCTGG ctgGTGATGGAGTACTGCGGAGCTGGCTCAGTCACAGATCTtgtcaaat CTACCAAAGGCCAAAGTTTAAAGGAGGAGTGGATTGCTTACATTTGCCGTGAAATTCTTAGAGGTCTTAGTTATTTGCACAGCAACAAAGTTATCCATCGAGACATCAAGGGCCAAAACGTGCTACTCACAGACAATGCAGAAGTCAAACTTG TCGATTTCGGCGTGAGCGCGCAGCTGGACCGGACGATCGGTCGGCGGAACACGTTCATCGGGACGCCTTACTGGATGGCGCCGGAGGTGATCGCGTGCGAGGAGAACTCGGACGCGACGTACGACAACCGGTCGGACCTGTGGTCGCTGGGCATCACGGCGCTCGAGATGGCAGAGTCGCAGCCGCCGCTGTGCGATCTACACCCGATGCGCGCGCTGTTCCTCATCCCAAGGAACCCGCCGCCACGGCTGCGCTCCAAGAAGTGGCCCAAGAAGTTCCACAGCTTCATCGAGACCGTGCTCGTCAAGGACTACCACCAGCGCCCCTACACGGAGCAGCTGCTGAAGCACCCCTTCATCAGGGACCAGCCCACTGAGCGCCAAGTCAGGATACAGCTCAAGGACCACATTGACCACTGCAAGAAGCGCAAGAAGGAGAAAG AGAGGGATGATTATCGCTATAGTGGCTCTGAGAATGAGGAGGACGAGCCGGCCATGGCTGGAGAGCCTTCCTCGATCGTTCAAGCGCCTGGTGATAATACTCTGAGAAGAAACTTTCAGCAAATCCAG GAGGGTCGGGCGATCGCACAAAGTGAACGCGACGCCATCCAACCGGTGCCAAGGGAGAGGAGCAAAAAGGGCGAGCGCGAGGAGATTCCAGACCCTGGCCCGCCGGCTAGGCCGCCTCTGCCGCAGAGACTCATTG TGGTTCCAGACCCTCAGCCGCCGTCGCGCcctctgccgctgccgccgcgcgaCGACCACCGCGGCGCCgacaagcagcagcaaccgCCTCCACAGCGCAGTTCGCAGCTCTTCAAGCCGAACGACCTGGACGCCTTGGCCGCGCAGCTCAACGAGCTGGGCGCGGCCGCCCGGCCCAACGGCAAGCTGCACCAGGTGCCAAGCAGTGTTGGCGGCCCGTCCGCGCACCACCCAGGCGCCGCCAACCAGCAGGCCGTCAACGTGCTCGACCAGCCCGACAGCGACTCGGACGCCGAGGAGGACGGCCGCGTCCACAATGACGGCACCCTTTTGGCTAGTGACCCCCCTAAGCCTTT gCCTGGTGAGAATGGGCAAGGGCCTTCTAATCATGAAGCGCCTGCCCCGAGCGGAGGCGCGCCCAACAGACCTCTCCCTCCGACACCTGACGATGAGGAGAGTGGCGACCGCACCCTGGTGCACAAGAGG AAGGCcaccgccgcagccgccgccgctgctgctaaAAAAGCGCCGTTCACGCCGGAGGATCAGAAATTGCTCAGGGAGTGGAACATTTCCAAGTTCTTCCAAGACTTCAACAACAGATTGGAGAGCAACAACGGTGGCAAGAAGAGCGCGGCCGAGGCCCCAGTGGCCCCGACGCACCGCAGGGTCGAGAGCGACCTGAAGCTGAGGCGCGAAAAGTCGGACCTGTTCCCGCACAGGTCGTCGCTGCTGCTCGCGCTTGCCAAGCAGCCTGGCCAGGGCGAGCCGGTGCTTACCGACTTCCgcaggcagcagcaacagccgcAGCCGATAGCCaggaagcagcagcagaacaGTGGCCCCAACTCAGGTGGTGGCGGTGGAGGTGGCTTTAGGCCCGCCGCTGCGGATAATGCAGCGGCCGCGCCGGATCTCAAGTCGCGTAGGCGTAACAGCACACACGGACTCGTTGCACTTTCCTCCTTCCCAGATTCCCAGCTGTCAAGTGGTGCTAAG CAACGCGCCGAGATGGCCGGCGGCAGGATGAGTGGAGGTGATTTTAGTCGCATGGAGTCTCCTGGACAGCTCAACACGCCAGGCTCAAGGACTAGTTCTGTGTTACCTGACCTGCTTACTCag GCATCGTCAAGTCCCGGCACGCCGAACCAGAGGTCGCAGGACAAGTCGACCAGCGACGAG AAACAGCGCTCGTTCCTGACATTTGGATTCGGCGCCGGCGGCTCGGGCACCAACACCGGCACCACCGGGTCGGGCGGCGCCTCGAGGCGCGAGTCGCACGTCAACGTCAACGTCACCCCGACTGCGCACGAGATTCTGTCGGATACGCCCGAGATCCGCAAGTACAAGAAGAGGTTCAACTCGGAAATCCTCTGCGCTGCACTTTGGG GCGTAAACTTGCTGATTGGAACAGAGAATGGGCTGATGCTCCTGGACAGAAGCGGCCAGGGCAAAGTCTACCAGCTTATTTCTCGGCGCAGGTTCCAGCAGATGGAGGTGCTGGAGGGTCAGAACATTCTGGTCACCATCTCCGGCAAGAAGAACAGAGTCAGAGTGTACTACCTGTCTTGGCTAAAGTCCAAGATCCTGCGGACGGACGGTGGCAGCGAA CAGCAAGTGGAGCGTCGTAATGGCTGGATCAATGTTGGAGATCTGCAAGGTGCTGTTCACTTCAAGATCGTCAAGTACGAGCGCATCAAATTTCTTGTGATAGCTTTGAAAGAGTCGATAGAGATCTACGCGTGGGCACCCAAGCCCTACCACAAATTCATGGCTTTCAAG TCATTTGGAGAGCTCATGCACCGTCCACTGCTGGTCGACCTAACCGTGGAGGAGGGCACTCGTCTAAAAGTGATTTACGGATCTGCTGACGGATTCCACGCCGTAGACTTAGATTCTGCATCAGTTTATGATATCTATATGCCAAAACAc aCTCAGGGACCGATTACACCTCACTGTATCGTTCCCTTGCCAAACTCAAACGGAAtgcagctgctgctgtgctACGACAATGAGGGTGTTTACGTCAACACTTATGGAAAG GTGTCTAAAAACATAGTGTTGCAATGGGGCGAGATGCCGACGTCTGTCGCCTACATAGGAACTGGTCAGATCATGGGCTGGGGCAACAAGGCCATTGAAATCCGTAGCGTAGAGTCAGGCCATCTGGACGGCGTGTTTATGCACAAAAAGGCCCAGAAACTCAAGTTCCTTTGTGAACGCAATGACAAG GTGTTCTTCTCTTCAGCAAAAGGTGGATCTTCGTGCCAGATTTACTTCATGACCCTGAACAAACCGGGAATGGCCAACTGGTGA